The following are encoded together in the Pectobacterium punjabense genome:
- the artQ gene encoding arginine ABC transporter permease ArtQ: MIEFQPLASAAGMTVGLAVCALVLGLVLAMLFAVWETVRWKIVSWTGTAVVTLLRGLPEILVVLFIYFGSSQLLLMLADGFTLNLWIVQIPVKLDIGMFEISPFLCGVIALALLYAAYASQTLRGALKAVPQGQWESGQALGLSKSAIFFRLIMPQMWRHALPGLGNQWLVLLKDTALVSLISVNDLMLQTKSIATRTQEPFTWYVVAAAIYLVITLLSQYVLKRIDLHTTRFERRPS; the protein is encoded by the coding sequence ATGATTGAATTTCAACCTCTTGCAAGCGCCGCCGGGATGACCGTCGGCCTTGCCGTTTGTGCACTGGTGCTCGGCCTTGTGCTGGCGATGCTGTTTGCCGTTTGGGAAACCGTCCGCTGGAAAATCGTTAGCTGGACGGGTACAGCGGTCGTCACATTATTGCGCGGCCTGCCAGAAATTCTGGTGGTGCTGTTTATCTATTTCGGGTCTTCCCAACTGCTGTTGATGTTGGCGGACGGCTTTACCCTGAATCTTTGGATTGTGCAGATTCCAGTAAAACTGGATATCGGCATGTTTGAAATCAGCCCATTTCTGTGTGGCGTAATTGCACTGGCGCTGCTGTATGCGGCCTATGCATCCCAAACGCTGCGTGGCGCGCTAAAAGCGGTACCACAGGGACAATGGGAATCAGGTCAGGCGCTGGGGCTCAGTAAATCCGCGATCTTTTTCCGTCTGATCATGCCGCAGATGTGGCGTCATGCCCTCCCGGGATTAGGTAATCAGTGGTTGGTATTGCTGAAAGATACCGCGCTGGTTTCGCTGATTAGCGTTAACGATCTGATGCTGCAAACCAAAAGCATTGCTACACGGACACAGGAACCCTTCACCTGGTACGTCGTCGCGGCGGCTATCTATCTGGTGATTACGCTGTTAAGTCAGTATGTGCTGAAACGCATTGACCTACATACCACGCGTTTTGAGCGGAGACCATCCTGA
- the rlmC gene encoding 23S rRNA (uracil(747)-C(5))-methyltransferase RlmC yields MHCARYSTGTCRSCQWLEKAYPQQLSDKQQHLESLLQAHAVQRWLPVQPSAQSAFRNKAKMVVSGSVERPLLGMLHRDGTAVDLCDCPLYPSSFAPVFDVLKVFIARAGLTPYNVERRRGELKYLLLTESTQRGTFMLRFVLRSETKLTQLCAALPWLQQQLPQLEVISANIQPVHQAIMEGKTEIILSEAAALAEQFNQVPLYIRPQSFFQTNPQVAAALYATARDWVAELNITSMWDLFCGVGGFGLHCASPEMRLTGIEISAEAIACARRSAEQLGLRQVEFQALDSTQFATGKAEIPELVLVNPPRRGIGSELCAYLSRMAPDYILYSSCNAESMAKDMTELANYRALRVQLFDMFPHTAHYEVLTLLVKYNIE; encoded by the coding sequence ATGCATTGTGCCCGCTACAGCACGGGAACCTGTCGTTCCTGCCAATGGTTGGAAAAAGCCTACCCACAGCAATTGTCTGATAAGCAGCAGCACCTTGAAAGCCTGCTGCAAGCGCACGCTGTGCAGCGTTGGTTGCCCGTGCAACCTTCTGCGCAGTCTGCATTTCGTAATAAAGCCAAAATGGTGGTGAGCGGCAGCGTGGAGCGCCCGCTGTTGGGAATGTTACACCGTGATGGAACGGCGGTAGATCTCTGTGATTGCCCGCTTTATCCGTCCAGCTTCGCACCAGTTTTCGACGTGCTTAAAGTTTTCATCGCTCGTGCGGGATTGACGCCGTATAACGTGGAACGCCGTCGTGGAGAGCTGAAATACCTGCTGCTGACGGAAAGTACGCAGCGCGGGACGTTCATGCTGCGCTTTGTCTTACGCTCGGAAACCAAGCTGACGCAGTTGTGTGCTGCATTGCCCTGGCTACAGCAGCAGCTGCCGCAGCTTGAGGTGATATCCGCCAATATCCAGCCGGTCCATCAGGCGATAATGGAAGGGAAAACGGAAATCATCCTGAGTGAAGCTGCCGCGTTGGCCGAACAGTTCAATCAGGTGCCGCTGTATATCCGTCCACAAAGTTTTTTTCAGACGAACCCGCAGGTGGCGGCCGCGCTGTATGCGACAGCACGCGACTGGGTTGCCGAGCTGAATATCACCAGCATGTGGGATCTGTTTTGCGGAGTAGGGGGTTTTGGCCTGCACTGTGCCTCCCCCGAGATGCGTTTGACGGGCATTGAAATCAGCGCCGAGGCGATAGCCTGCGCCCGCCGCTCTGCGGAGCAGTTAGGGTTGAGGCAGGTAGAGTTTCAGGCGCTGGATTCCACGCAGTTCGCGACAGGTAAAGCAGAAATTCCCGAGCTGGTGCTAGTCAACCCGCCACGTCGCGGTATCGGCAGTGAACTGTGCGCTTACCTGAGCCGGATGGCACCGGACTATATTCTCTACTCCAGCTGTAACGCTGAAAGCATGGCGAAGGACATGACGGAACTGGCGAATTACCGCGCGCTACGCGTGCAGCTGTTCGATATGTTCCCGCACACGGCGCACTATGAAGTGCTAACGTTATTAGTGAAATATAATATTGAATAA
- a CDS encoding N-acetylmuramoyl-L-alanine amidase, with protein sequence MLKWASCIALALLAGCQSVSSSLQEQNNYVLETVLQSRAQESRIRFLVIHYTAEDFATSLNILTDEHVSAHYLIPAHPPLQHGKPLAWQLVPESQAAWHAGASSWRGFSRLNHSSIGIEIENAGYQRTLTGYTWAPFTGSQIQLVTALARDIVERYQIAPQNVVAHSDIAPQRKQDPGPLFPWQALAQAGVGAWPDAQRVAFYLNGRQPMQPVDEAVLLEKLARYGYSVPETMTAREKRQVIAAFQMHFRPDNYQGQPDAQSEAIVDALLEKYGSR encoded by the coding sequence ATGTTGAAATGGGCGAGTTGCATTGCGTTGGCGCTGTTGGCGGGGTGCCAATCTGTCTCTTCCTCGTTGCAGGAACAGAATAATTATGTGCTGGAGACCGTATTGCAGTCGCGTGCTCAGGAATCTCGTATCCGTTTTTTGGTGATTCACTACACGGCAGAAGACTTTGCCACCTCGCTGAATATTCTAACGGACGAGCACGTCAGCGCTCATTATCTTATTCCTGCGCACCCTCCATTACAGCACGGCAAGCCGCTTGCGTGGCAATTGGTACCCGAATCTCAGGCTGCCTGGCATGCGGGAGCCAGTAGCTGGCGCGGGTTTAGCCGATTGAATCATTCCTCGATCGGTATTGAGATCGAAAACGCGGGTTATCAGCGCACCTTGACGGGCTATACGTGGGCGCCGTTCACCGGCTCGCAGATTCAGCTCGTGACCGCGCTCGCCCGCGATATTGTCGAACGTTACCAAATTGCGCCGCAGAACGTGGTGGCGCACAGCGATATTGCTCCACAGCGGAAACAAGATCCCGGGCCGCTTTTTCCCTGGCAGGCGTTAGCTCAGGCGGGCGTTGGTGCCTGGCCGGACGCACAGCGCGTGGCGTTTTATTTGAATGGACGGCAGCCGATGCAGCCAGTAGATGAAGCCGTGCTATTGGAAAAGCTGGCGCGTTATGGTTATTCGGTGCCGGAAACGATGACGGCGCGTGAAAAGCGGCAGGTGATTGCCGCTTTTCAGATGCATTTTCGACCTGATAACTATCAAGGTCAGCCAGATGCGCAGAGCGAAGCGATTGTCGACGCGCTGCTGGAAAAATACGGCAGCCGCTAA
- a CDS encoding DUF2867 domain-containing protein, whose product MTSPSAPILILGATGYIGRHLTERLSKQGNRVIAAGRNTESLASRNWPGVDCQQVDLTKPESLPDGLWGAETLYYLVHSMGDGADFVARERMAAMNLLLALASSRVKQIIYLGSLQAKDDTSPHMLARQITGDVLRSSGIPVTELRAGIIIGAGSAAFEIMRDMVYNLPILTPPRWVRSKSSPIALENLLVYLIDIVHHPATENRIMDAAGPEYISYQTMFERFIQISGKRRLLIPVPMPTHLVSVWFLHLVTSVPPSIARALIQGLKHDLQADGHALQTLIPQQLMSFDDAVRLTLQSEMESVQQADWGDDTEVRARWKPNYGFYPKQAGHTMETSASSQSLWQVIQQVGGKEGYFYANTLWNIRARLDDLCGNSVTYGRPDRPTLEVGDKIDGWKVISIKPQRQLVLLFGMKAPGLGKLNFTITDKGTHRTVDVRARWHPSGFNGLVYWFLMMPAHLFIFRGMAARIAKLAEKETV is encoded by the coding sequence ATGACATCTCCTTCAGCCCCGATCCTGATTCTGGGCGCAACTGGCTACATTGGCCGCCATTTAACCGAGCGATTGAGCAAGCAGGGCAACCGAGTGATCGCTGCTGGTCGGAATACCGAATCCCTTGCATCACGTAACTGGCCAGGCGTTGACTGCCAGCAGGTTGACCTCACCAAGCCAGAAAGCCTGCCTGATGGCCTGTGGGGCGCAGAGACGCTCTATTATCTGGTGCACAGCATGGGCGACGGCGCAGATTTCGTCGCCAGAGAGCGCATGGCTGCCATGAATCTTCTGCTGGCGCTGGCCTCCAGCCGCGTAAAACAGATTATCTATCTGGGCTCGCTTCAGGCGAAAGATGACACCTCACCGCACATGTTGGCGCGCCAGATCACGGGTGATGTATTACGCAGTAGCGGCATTCCCGTCACGGAGCTACGCGCGGGCATCATTATCGGCGCCGGGTCGGCAGCGTTCGAAATCATGCGCGATATGGTCTATAACCTGCCCATACTGACGCCGCCGCGCTGGGTGCGCTCTAAATCGTCGCCGATTGCGCTGGAAAACCTGCTGGTTTATCTCATCGACATTGTGCATCACCCGGCGACAGAAAATCGCATCATGGATGCCGCAGGCCCCGAATACATCAGCTATCAAACCATGTTCGAACGCTTCATTCAGATCAGCGGCAAACGCAGATTGCTGATCCCCGTTCCTATGCCAACGCATCTGGTGTCTGTCTGGTTCCTGCATCTGGTGACCTCGGTTCCCCCGTCCATCGCCCGCGCCTTGATTCAAGGGTTAAAGCACGATTTACAGGCCGATGGGCACGCACTACAGACGTTGATTCCACAACAATTGATGAGCTTTGATGACGCCGTACGCCTCACGCTGCAAAGCGAAATGGAGAGCGTACAGCAGGCCGACTGGGGAGATGACACCGAAGTCCGCGCGCGCTGGAAGCCAAATTACGGCTTTTACCCTAAACAGGCGGGCCATACGATGGAGACGTCAGCCTCCAGTCAGTCGCTCTGGCAAGTCATCCAGCAGGTCGGCGGCAAAGAAGGCTACTTTTACGCGAATACACTGTGGAACATCCGCGCCCGGCTGGACGATCTTTGCGGCAACAGCGTAACTTATGGACGCCCCGATCGCCCGACGCTGGAAGTGGGCGACAAGATTGATGGCTGGAAAGTTATCTCGATCAAACCGCAGCGTCAGTTGGTGCTACTATTCGGCATGAAAGCACCGGGGCTGGGGAAACTCAACTTTACTATCACGGACAAAGGCACTCATCGAACCGTGGATGTCCGCGCCCGCTGGCATCCTTCTGGATTTAACGGACTGGTCTACTGGTTTTTGATGATGCCCGCTCACCTGTTTATCTTCCGTGGCATGGCGGCGCGTATTGCGAAATTAGCAGAGAAGGAAACGGTTTAG
- the potH gene encoding putrescine ABC transporter permease PotH, whose protein sequence is MTLFPEHHTAEPPGKARLWLRVLMARWRQKHGRKLVIALPYVWLLLLFMLPFLIVFKISFAEMARAIPPYTDLVSWMDDKLDISLNLGNYLHLLDDPLYFDAYMQSLQVAAVSTLCCLFIGYPLAWAVAHSKPSTRNILLLLVILPSWTSFLIRVYAWMGILKNNGILNNFLLWLGVIDEPLIILHTNLAVYIGVVYSYLPFMVLPIYTALTRLDYSLVEASLDLGARPLRTFFNVIVPLTKGGIIAGSMLVFIPAVGEYVIPELLGGPDSIMIGRILWQEFFNNRDWPVASAVAIVMLLLLIIPIIWFHKHQSKTAEGEA, encoded by the coding sequence ATGACTTTATTTCCCGAACATCACACGGCGGAACCACCGGGCAAGGCCAGACTCTGGCTGCGTGTGCTGATGGCGCGCTGGCGTCAAAAACACGGGCGCAAGCTGGTTATCGCACTGCCGTATGTGTGGCTACTGCTGCTGTTTATGCTGCCGTTCCTGATCGTGTTCAAGATCAGTTTCGCTGAGATGGCACGTGCAATCCCGCCTTATACCGATCTGGTTTCCTGGATGGATGACAAGCTGGATATTTCCCTGAACCTTGGGAATTACCTGCACTTGTTGGACGATCCGCTGTATTTCGATGCTTATATGCAGTCGCTTCAGGTTGCGGCCGTATCGACGCTGTGCTGCTTATTTATTGGTTATCCATTGGCTTGGGCCGTTGCGCACAGTAAACCCTCAACGCGTAATATTCTGTTATTGCTGGTGATCCTCCCTTCATGGACGTCGTTTCTGATCCGCGTCTACGCCTGGATGGGGATTCTGAAAAATAACGGTATCTTGAATAACTTCCTGCTGTGGCTGGGCGTGATTGATGAACCGCTGATCATTTTGCACACCAATTTGGCGGTTTACATTGGCGTGGTGTATTCCTATCTGCCGTTTATGGTGTTGCCTATTTATACCGCGCTGACGCGGCTGGATTATTCGCTGGTGGAAGCGTCGTTGGATCTGGGCGCGCGGCCGCTAAGAACGTTCTTCAACGTGATCGTTCCGCTAACGAAAGGCGGTATTATTGCGGGTTCGATGCTGGTGTTCATCCCCGCGGTGGGGGAATACGTGATTCCAGAACTGCTTGGCGGGCCAGATAGCATTATGATTGGCCGTATCCTGTGGCAGGAATTCTTCAATAACCGAGATTGGCCGGTGGCATCTGCTGTCGCGATCGTCATGTTGTTGCTGTTGATTATACCGATTATCTGGTTCCATAAACATCAGAGCAAAACTGCGGAGGGTGAAGCGTGA
- the artM gene encoding arginine ABC transporter permease ArtM, with translation MLAYLPELLKGLHTSLTLTAVSIVVALVLSLLLTVVLTLKTPVVSLLAKGYITLFTGTPLLVQIFLIYYGPGQFTSIQQIPWLWSLLSQPWLCAMVALALNSAAYTTQLFYGAVKAIPAGQWQSCAALGMNQKQTLRILLPFAFKRALSSYSNEVVLVFKSTSLAYTITLMEVMGYSQLMYGRTYDVMVFGAAGIIYLCVNGLLTLLMRWVERRSLVFERRN, from the coding sequence ATGCTCGCTTATTTACCTGAGCTATTAAAAGGTCTGCATACCAGCCTGACATTAACTGCCGTCTCGATTGTCGTGGCGCTGGTGCTGTCACTGCTGCTGACTGTCGTGCTGACGCTCAAAACGCCTGTCGTATCGCTGTTGGCGAAAGGCTACATTACGCTGTTTACCGGCACGCCGCTGCTGGTGCAAATCTTCCTGATTTACTACGGCCCCGGGCAATTTACCTCTATCCAGCAAATCCCCTGGCTGTGGAGCTTGCTGTCACAACCGTGGCTGTGTGCGATGGTGGCGCTGGCACTCAATAGCGCGGCGTATACCACACAGTTGTTCTACGGAGCAGTAAAAGCTATTCCTGCCGGACAGTGGCAATCTTGCGCCGCTCTGGGAATGAATCAGAAGCAGACATTACGCATTTTGCTGCCGTTCGCATTTAAACGCGCGCTGTCTTCTTATTCAAACGAAGTGGTGCTGGTATTTAAGAGTACGTCGCTGGCTTATACCATCACGCTGATGGAAGTCATGGGTTATAGCCAACTGATGTACGGCCGGACATATGATGTGATGGTGTTTGGCGCAGCCGGAATTATCTATCTGTGTGTCAACGGTTTACTGACATTATTGATGCGCTGGGTTGAACGCCGTTCGCTGGTATTCGAACGCCGTAACTGA
- a CDS encoding YbjO family protein, whose translation MTQRKVYAPVPVMVAGIAIIATRFLGIVLLVWELGLSDLSGWIGSNAEAWDSTLVLLLSLIIVGIEIRCGFAVLAGVNWGRWGYVACQGLVVCYLLLASLSEFMPAIFHISGENNAAVLHQLLLQKIPDLLVMVLLFLPRRSKRFFLRQK comes from the coding sequence ATGACGCAACGCAAAGTGTATGCCCCGGTGCCAGTGATGGTGGCGGGGATTGCGATTATTGCTACCCGTTTTTTGGGGATTGTGCTGCTGGTATGGGAGCTAGGGTTAAGCGATTTGAGCGGCTGGATTGGCAGCAACGCGGAAGCCTGGGATTCGACACTGGTATTATTGTTATCGCTTATTATTGTCGGCATTGAAATTCGTTGTGGTTTTGCCGTTTTGGCGGGTGTTAACTGGGGTCGATGGGGTTATGTGGCCTGCCAGGGGCTGGTGGTGTGTTACCTGCTTCTCGCATCCCTGAGCGAATTTATGCCAGCGATATTCCATATTTCAGGGGAAAATAACGCCGCCGTGCTGCATCAACTCCTGCTACAGAAGATCCCGGATCTTCTGGTGATGGTTTTACTGTTTCTGCCACGACGCAGTAAGCGCTTTTTTCTGCGCCAGAAATAG
- the potI gene encoding putrescine ABC transporter permease PotI, translating to MNNLPVVRSPWRIVILVLCFTFLYAPMLMLVIYSFNSSKLVTVWAGWSTRWYIELFHNTAMISAVLLSLTIAAASATMAVILGTIASVVMVRFGRFRGANGFAFMLTAPLVMPDVITGLSLLLLFVALGHAIGWPAERGMFTIWLAHVTFCTAYVTVVISARLRELDRSIEEAAMDLGANPLKVFFIITVPMIAPALLSGWLLAFTLSLDDLVIASFVAGPGSTTLPMLVFSSVRMGVNPQINALASLILLVVGIIGFIAWWFMARAEKQRYRDMQKARRG from the coding sequence GTGAATAATTTACCTGTTGTTCGCTCGCCGTGGCGTATTGTGATTTTGGTACTGTGTTTTACCTTCCTCTATGCGCCGATGCTGATGCTGGTGATCTATTCGTTCAACAGCTCCAAGCTGGTTACCGTATGGGCTGGATGGTCGACGCGCTGGTATATCGAGCTGTTTCATAATACGGCGATGATCAGCGCGGTGCTCTTGAGCCTGACGATTGCCGCCGCCTCGGCCACAATGGCTGTGATTCTTGGGACGATCGCCTCCGTAGTGATGGTGCGTTTTGGCCGTTTCCGTGGTGCCAATGGCTTTGCGTTTATGCTGACGGCACCGTTGGTGATGCCGGATGTGATTACCGGGCTGTCGCTGCTGTTGCTCTTTGTTGCCTTAGGTCATGCTATCGGGTGGCCAGCAGAAAGAGGAATGTTCACTATCTGGCTGGCGCACGTCACATTCTGCACCGCGTATGTCACCGTGGTGATCAGCGCGCGCCTGCGGGAACTGGATCGTTCGATTGAAGAAGCGGCGATGGATCTGGGGGCGAATCCGCTCAAAGTCTTCTTCATTATCACGGTGCCGATGATTGCCCCAGCGCTGCTTTCCGGTTGGCTGCTGGCGTTTACGCTGTCTCTGGACGATCTGGTTATCGCCAGCTTCGTGGCAGGGCCTGGCTCGACGACGCTGCCTATGTTGGTGTTCTCCAGCGTTAGAATGGGGGTTAATCCACAAATTAACGCATTGGCTTCTCTGATATTGTTAGTCGTTGGTATTATTGGGTTTATCGCCTGGTGGTTTATGGCAAGGGCAGAGAAGCAGCGCTATCGTGATATGCAAAAAGCGAGACGTGGCTGA
- the artP gene encoding arginine ABC transporter ATP-binding protein ArtP, giving the protein MSIQLNGINCFYGTYQALFDITLECPAGETLVLLGPSGAGKSSLIRVLNLLEMPRSGTLSIAGNQFDFQRTPSDSAIRELRQNVGMVFQQYNLWPHLTVAQNLIEAPCRVLGLSKEEARARADKLLTRLRLNDFADRFPLHLSGGQQQRVAIARALMMEPQVLLFDEPTAALDPEITAQVVNIIRELAQTGITQVIVTHEVEFARKTASRVVYMENGRIVEQGDATHFTQPQTPEFAGYLSH; this is encoded by the coding sequence ATGAGTATTCAACTAAACGGCATTAACTGTTTCTACGGCACATACCAGGCGCTATTTGATATCACCTTAGAGTGTCCTGCGGGTGAAACGCTGGTTCTTCTCGGTCCTAGCGGAGCGGGCAAAAGCTCGTTGATACGCGTTCTTAATCTGTTGGAAATGCCACGCTCTGGCACGCTTTCCATCGCCGGTAATCAGTTTGATTTTCAGCGTACGCCGTCCGACAGCGCAATCCGTGAATTGCGTCAGAACGTCGGGATGGTGTTCCAGCAATACAATTTATGGCCGCATCTGACCGTGGCGCAGAATCTGATTGAAGCGCCCTGCCGCGTGCTGGGGCTGAGTAAAGAAGAAGCCAGAGCGCGTGCGGACAAGCTGCTGACACGTCTGCGCCTCAATGATTTTGCCGATCGCTTTCCTCTTCATCTTTCTGGCGGGCAGCAGCAGCGTGTTGCTATTGCCCGTGCGCTGATGATGGAACCTCAGGTTCTGTTATTTGATGAACCTACTGCCGCTTTGGACCCTGAGATTACCGCACAGGTCGTCAACATCATCCGTGAGTTGGCGCAGACCGGTATTACGCAGGTGATCGTGACCCACGAAGTCGAATTTGCCCGTAAAACGGCTAGCCGAGTCGTTTATATGGAAAATGGCCGCATCGTTGAACAAGGGGATGCGACGCACTTTACGCAGCCGCAGACGCCTGAATTCGCTGGTTATTTGTCACATTGA
- a CDS encoding heavy metal-binding domain-containing protein: protein MQLSTTPNLEGFTITEYCGVVTGEAILGANIFRDFFASIRDVVGGRSGAYEKELRKARQIAFKELQEQAEDLGANAIVGIDLDYETVGKDGSMLMVTVSGTAVKVRR, encoded by the coding sequence ATGCAATTATCCACCACCCCGAATCTGGAAGGTTTCACCATTACTGAATACTGTGGCGTCGTGACGGGCGAAGCCATTCTGGGGGCGAACATCTTCCGTGACTTTTTCGCCAGTATTCGTGATGTCGTCGGTGGCCGTTCCGGTGCCTATGAGAAAGAGCTGCGTAAGGCACGGCAGATTGCGTTCAAAGAGTTGCAGGAACAAGCTGAAGATTTAGGCGCGAACGCCATTGTGGGTATTGATCTCGACTATGAAACCGTTGGGAAGGATGGCAGCATGCTGATGGTGACCGTCAGCGGTACGGCGGTAAAGGTTCGCCGCTAG
- the artJ gene encoding arginine ABC transporter substrate-binding protein: MKKLVLATLLAGITFSATAADTIRFASSATYPPFESLDASNEIVGFDMDLAKALCKQMQATCTFTNQAFDSLIPALKFRRYDAVISGMDITPERSKQVAFTQPYYANSAVVIAQKGKFSDFAAMKGKRIGMENGTTHQKYMHDKHPEVQTVSYDSYQNAVLDLKNGRIDGVFGDTAVVNEWIKTNPELATVGEHVTDAEYFGTGLGIAVRPDDKALLEKLNKALDAIKADGTYKTINDKWFPQ, encoded by the coding sequence ATGAAAAAATTAGTGCTCGCCACCTTACTAGCAGGAATCACCTTCAGCGCTACCGCGGCAGACACCATCCGTTTTGCGTCATCAGCCACCTACCCGCCCTTTGAGTCACTGGATGCCAGCAACGAAATTGTCGGTTTTGATATGGATCTGGCGAAAGCGCTGTGCAAACAAATGCAAGCGACCTGTACGTTCACCAATCAGGCGTTTGACAGCCTGATCCCCGCACTGAAATTCCGCCGCTATGACGCGGTGATTTCCGGTATGGATATCACACCAGAGCGCAGCAAGCAGGTGGCGTTCACCCAGCCCTACTACGCCAACTCCGCTGTCGTTATCGCGCAAAAAGGGAAATTCAGCGACTTTGCCGCGATGAAAGGCAAACGTATTGGTATGGAAAACGGCACGACGCACCAGAAATACATGCACGATAAGCACCCGGAAGTCCAAACCGTCTCTTATGACAGCTACCAGAACGCAGTACTGGATCTGAAAAATGGCCGTATCGACGGTGTATTCGGTGATACCGCTGTCGTCAACGAGTGGATTAAGACCAACCCTGAGTTAGCAACAGTTGGCGAGCATGTAACTGACGCTGAATACTTCGGCACCGGATTAGGCATCGCCGTCCGTCCCGATGACAAGGCGCTGTTGGAAAAACTGAATAAAGCGCTGGATGCCATCAAAGCCGACGGCACGTACAAAACTATTAACGACAAATGGTTCCCGCAATAA
- the artJ gene encoding arginine ABC transporter substrate-binding protein, translating into MKKLIIAALFAAGTVSANAADTIRFATEASYPPFEFVDANNQIQGFDIDLANALCKEMQANCTFSNQAFDSLIPSLKFRRFEAVIAGMDITPERQQQVSFTQPYYDNAALFIAQKGKVADVAALTGKRVGVQNGTTHQKYLMEKHSDIKTVPYDSYQNAVLDLKNGRLDAVFGDTAVVNEWLKQNDTLASVGESVTDKGYFGIGLGIAVRQNNDELLKKFNDALNKIKQDGTYETIYKKWFQQ; encoded by the coding sequence ATGAAAAAATTGATTATTGCAGCCTTATTCGCCGCGGGTACCGTATCCGCCAACGCCGCAGACACCATTCGTTTCGCGACTGAAGCGTCCTACCCTCCGTTCGAATTTGTCGATGCCAATAACCAGATTCAAGGTTTTGATATCGATCTGGCTAATGCACTGTGCAAAGAAATGCAGGCAAATTGCACGTTCAGCAATCAGGCGTTCGATAGCCTGATCCCTAGTCTGAAATTCCGCCGTTTTGAAGCCGTCATCGCAGGAATGGATATCACCCCAGAGCGTCAGCAGCAGGTGTCATTCACGCAACCTTACTATGATAACGCCGCTCTGTTTATCGCCCAGAAAGGGAAAGTTGCCGACGTTGCGGCGCTGACAGGCAAGCGTGTTGGCGTGCAAAATGGCACCACTCACCAAAAATACCTGATGGAAAAACACAGCGATATCAAAACCGTGCCGTACGATAGCTACCAGAATGCGGTACTGGACCTGAAAAACGGTCGTCTGGATGCAGTTTTCGGCGATACCGCCGTGGTTAATGAATGGCTGAAGCAGAACGATACGCTGGCCTCCGTTGGTGAAAGCGTGACGGATAAAGGTTACTTCGGTATCGGTCTGGGCATCGCCGTGCGCCAGAATAACGATGAGCTGCTGAAAAAATTCAACGATGCGCTCAACAAAATCAAGCAGGATGGTACTTACGAAACCATCTACAAAAAATGGTTCCAGCAGTAA